Genomic DNA from Brassica rapa cultivar Chiifu-401-42 chromosome A04, CAAS_Brap_v3.01, whole genome shotgun sequence:
GGACAAAAGCAGCCAGATCTACACTTTCCTTCTCATGTTTTGTAATAAAAGGATGTGACAGAAGCTACTcaagaaacagaggaaacaCCATCAGAGTTGAATACAAAGAGATTTTAACAAATCTTAAGTTGAAACagacaaaaaaacaaagaaaagcaACAATCTTTGAACCTGATCAGCAGTTGGTCTAGCATCTGCATCTTTCTGGAGGCAAGCATCAATGAAGGAACAGAACTCTGGTGAGAATTCTTGTTTTGATGGTGTTGGTGATGGATCATCCAAGATCTTACAACCACATAACACAAAAAGGACATAAAATTTAGTGTAGATTGAAAATAGTACAtgacaacaaaacaaaaaatggcCAAGTTGATCTCACCTGCAACATAAGATTAACAGGACCTTCATTAGCTATATATGGAAACTCTCCAGTGCCACATTCAAAAAGAGCAAGACCAAGGCTCCATATATCAGCTGGATAAGAATAACCATCATTCCTAATCCGCTCTGGTGACATGTAGGTGACAGTTCCAACAAAAGTAGCACACTTTGCAACCATAAGGTGAAGCAAGTTAGATAAACTCTGAAAAGGTATTATTGGAGCCATAAGGTGAAGCAAGAGATTCATTCGCTCACCATAGCCATTGAGTTCTCAAGACCGGAACTTATGCCAAAATCAGTTATCTTTGGTTCCCCTTTGAGATTTACAAGCAGGTTTGCAGGTTTGATGTCTCTATGGACAAGATGTCTCACTCCATGCAAGTAGCTCAATCCCTAAAACCAAAACCGCACCACATAGTTGCACCTTAATCTTTATTTATTGCACAAATGAAGAGAGTTAAGTATCTTTACTTGCAAGAGTTTGTGGAACATTGATGAAAGAACAGGCTCAGGTATCTTCTTAGTCACTTTCAAGATATCTGCAAGAGATCCTCCATCCATGTATTCAAGAGCTATGCTGATCTGTCCCGAGTCAGGACTATAAAACGCTCCGTGAAAGTCCACAAGACCTTCATGACAAGGAGCTTCACACAGCGTCCGTATCTCTGTAAGCAGTTGCTGTCTTTTCTCCTGCCCAACTCAACCAAATCAATAAACATTCTCGGTAGTATAAGGAAAGGGAGTGCTTTACAGTTTACCCTTTCGAAGATATTGATTCTCTTCAAGGCGAGAAGCCTGTGTTTAGGGATATGAATAGCGCGTTGAACAACGCTGCTAGCTCCGCTTCCTATAGCTCCAAAGACCCTCATCTCATAGGAAGCACATTGATACGTCGTCTCGCTACTCTCTGACTCATCGACATGAGAAGTTGTGCATTTTTGTAACCCGAGTTCGTTGAAGTTGTAAACTCCGTATGATCTACTTAGCAAATTAACAGTTCCACCATCTGATAACTTCACAAACCAACAAAAACTTTTACCACAACAGAAGCCTTATAACATAACAATTTCTTCACTATGAAGTCACAAGAAAGAACTTACTAAATATGAATCGTTTGGGTCTAACGATGAGGATGAAGAGAAACCCTTCTCAGCATCAAACAAAGGagaaagcttcttcttcagttccTCCAATGCTGCCATCTGCGACACACAGACAAGAGTCAACATTAACTATGCCAAATTAGGAAACTTTTTTATTTGGGTAAAATCTCGGAAACATTAACTATCTTAAAGTCGATCTCTTTCTTAAATACAGTGATCTCCTCGTTTGCTATACATTAAAGGATCAAAACGAAGTCATGACAAGTCATTATACACAAACGATCAAAATGAAAAGAATTACGAAAGTAATTGTAGAAAAGTTAGATGATAAGATAAGACTTCAGAATTTTTGAAGAAATCAAGTAAGCAAGGGATCAGACAAGTTGCAGTTAAGACAGGGAAGGAATCAAGCAATTACAAGTTATGTTTGAAGAAAATAAACTTACTTTTGTTACTCGAAGTGTGTTGCTTTTTCGATCACCCTTTTCGCTTTTTTTGGGATGTCTCCTATGAGATGAGGAAGACGAACCCGTATAACGTTTCTCTCTGAAGAAGCAGTCCCAAACCGTAACGTTGTATTGTTCCGTGATTTGTAAAATAAACTGCCTGtcattttataaattagaaCCGGCACGAAGTCTAGTTTATAATTTCGGAACCGTGTTTTTCATGGCCCAATATGCACATAGTAGCCCGAAGATTTCCCCTAAGCCTAGAATTtcattttaaaggaaaattgtGCTCCACTAGTATTCTATTTCttgtttcaaaataaacaatattgtttcaaatttgaagatatactaataatattttcatttttaagaaaaaaattttaaattttaaattggtcTTTAACTTTAAATTGTTCTTATTTTTTGATAATATATAACCCAATTAATAtctcatatttatttattattttcatctaattaatttataatattaaatatattaaacatatattaaagGAAAGATaacattataaaattaatataaaaagtgAAATACATGATTGATAACACTAAACTAAAAAATTAATACAACATAAAGTAACACTAATAATGTGGTAAATCAACTCTTGGTCCATTAAAATCATTAAGATATTGAGATGTGGAACATGCCTTTGAATCCAGAAAAGCAATATTTTAGAGTTGTCCAATCACGCGTTGCAATTGTAAAGGGCCAGTTTGTCTTTGAAAAAAAAGTGATACATGACataataattatttgtataattttacataatatataattgatGATGAGCGCGATTTTGAAATACCAATTGAAGTTAGTAGAAAATTTTCACCTATGAAGGTTAATACCTAATAACACAATAATATTCgtttccaaaaaaatttaacgCGATCTACAAGAACTGAAATGAACATTTCGCACTTCAGAACGATTTAATTGATCATTTGTGGAAAAGATATAACATTAATGTTTCTTTATAAAATCTAGTattgttgttatttattttattatgttttaataattttattatatgataaaatgtTGAATTTTATAACAACTGTTTTGGAAtattgttaaaacaaaatagttgtgtaaatttagtaaatattaaaaagtataaagtgttattaataattaatgataaagtagatatgaaatatatttgtaaTTCTTTTTACTAAAAATTGAAGCAAATCATTGGAAAAGatgtttcattttttcatttattttgaagaaagtacatttttaaaatgaaaataaagcaACTAGTGGAGATGTCcttataaaattgaaaattgcGGAAAATTGGAGAATATGAGAACACAAAAGGCTTGTTTTAGCTGGGTAAAAGATCTGCTCAATGTCACCTGAACATTTTCTTTTTGACATATTATATTAGTTGATCTGATCAGTTTCGATATAAATGTACTTGGTGTTACAAAGAATATTTCTATCTAAAATGCTATTATACGGTGTGATCCAGGTTTATAATGTTTTCTAAGTAACATTAGAGATAGCCGGACTGCATATTACTGAATAATCATGTAAACTACATAAGTTGAGTacaatttcaaaatttacaCATAGCAATGATTTTGTTTCAAGAAATGTTTGAATCctgaaaaaatgtttttatcatATTCTTAAATCTTGTCTACCACCTAAATATTAAGGATTTAAGGAGTTTAAAGGGTATGAATTATATAATACAACAAAGTGAGTTACTGAATTCAAATATTAAACCGTCGacaaaaaagaaatcaaatatTAAACCTGTCAAATTACCGTAtaatcttaccaaaaaaaaacatttgatgtactcaaaatataaaaagcaagaaataaaatttacagTCGATGTAATGGAGTTTTAAAAGTAGAGAAACTCTTACAAATCTAACACGTGTtaataaacttcaaaatactAGATATGAACCAGTTTGAAACTATATAACACCCCTTATAAAAGCGtctccaaaaatattttataactttaagtatgatttttttttactctcCAAAAGTAAACtgtaaaatcaaattaaagGCTTGATTTGTGAAACTTCAATTATATACcacatttatgatttttaaatatctttttgtttatatatttaatccTCAAGCCTAGTTATTTTCAAATCCACAGTTATTTTGAATTTGCTTTTATAAATGTAATTTTTacagataaatttttttaaaaaaatattttaaaattagatttAGACAATAAAAGTATTACAACTGAAACTTAACAAACTCATCATATATGGAAgtgttacaaaaatatttttatagagtAATGTGTTATTTTActtgtaatttaatatttaattatgtattgttatgtaaacttttatattttaatataacattCTATTAAGTGATactactataatatttttatatatatccgatttatttaaaaaaatttatggatttaaattaattataatgactATAAGGATtaaagtattaaaatatatataaacacttcTGAAGTTCAATTTGAAATTTTACGAACTTTAAAATACAGTATTTTTTGGAGATGCTTTAAGTaacaaataaatcattttatgtGACTTACCCTGGATTGAAATGAACCgtaaaaaattgaaattgtAAAAACAcactcaaaatatataaacgtaataaattaatttaaaatattctaaattttgAATAGTATAAGAAAATGCATGCATAAAAATGAAGACTtagatttgttttattaatctacacattaaactttatttctCTGCAGGTTCGGTATCTTAAAAGTATTCAGACAACTTCAATACGAACTAGATGCATGGGTGTGCTTTCTTCtgtattgttttaaatttatgtcAGCGGAGTAAGCGAAAACATCTTTTAAATCTCgtgaaataaaaattacaaaaaggaGAAAAGAAGAAATAAGTTGAAACTTGGAAATCATGCAAAGCCACACCTCTACTTCACTAACATCTCACCGTCTTAGGTGTCCCCTTCTCATCTCTCCAACTCCATCTATAAATAAACCTtctcaaaactttaaattttattacaatTCAAGAAAAGCGAAAAAGATCAAAGAACAAGTAGCTAGACACTTGCTCGAACATTGTCTTAATGGCGGATACACATCGCGTCGACCGTACTGACAGGCACTTGCAATTTCAGTCGCCTTATGAAGGTGGCCGAGTGAATATACAGTTTGAAGGCGCTGGTGGAGGTTACGGCCAATCTGgctatggtggtggtggtggttatgGCCAGTCTGGTTATGGCGGTGGTGGCTACAAGAGTATGATGCCTGAAAGTGGCCCATCTAGCACTCAAGTAACGTTTTATGCACGTTTTgcatttttgatatatatatatatatatatatatattttttttttctctaatctTTATGCATACAAAGTTAATGAGATTATTCTTGGAACCAAATAAGACATGTTTTATAATTCCGGAATTGTTTTCTTTAAGCAAAAGAATTATGAGATTTGAATTTGTAACTGGTGCTTACCATATAATGGTTAATAAGAtatgtattattatattttctcagAAAAAGATACGTATTATTCCGATtgctaataatttttttctttttaaagatGCACCTACAATGGTCCGATCGATATAGtcatatatatagtaatatatatatatatatatatatatatatatatatatatatatttctttttttttctcttgttaatatatttttcttcatctttatccTTTGATTTTTAACTAATATTGTCTTCATAAGATTCACTTTAAAAATGGTTACATGCACATATATACACATCTTTGTCTTGGTTTTACTATAGTTGTCAACTAATTAACGTCATTTTTGAAAGGTAATTTCTTTTCTGGTTGGTGTCCCTTTAGTCGGTTCGCTGCTTGCCATAGCCGGTTTACTTCTAGCCGGTTCAGTGATAGGTTTAATGATCTCAATACCGCTTTTCCTGCTCTTCAGCCCGGTCATAGTCCCAGCGGCTATAACCATCGGGCTTGCAACAACGGGCTTCTTGACCTCCGGAATGTTTGGTCTAACTGGGCTCAGCTCAATCTCGTGGGTCATGAACTACCTTCGTAGGACCAGGGGGAGTGTGCCTGATCAACTGGAGTATGCTAAGAGGAGAATGGCTGATGCTGTTGGCTACGCTGGACAGAAGGGTAAAGAAGTGGGTCAGTTCGTACAGGATAAAGCCCATGACGCTAAACAATATGATATTTCTAAGCCACATgatactactactactaccacCACCACTACCAAGGGTCTTGAGACTAGGACGGCAGCAGCATGATGAAGTTCTCTTTGAGGGGTTATCCTATTTTCACTATGATGTTGAAGTTCTTTTGTTATCTTTTAGTTTCAAGCCAAGAACCGTGCAGTGCGGTGTCTTTGTAAAGCATAAACTGTCGTCAGTACTGTACTTGAATGTTCAATAAGTTATACATCGTCTTATGTCAGAAACTGTGGATGTTTATATATGCGTTTAGTAGTAATTATAAGACAATCTCCAGATGAAAACTCAGAAACTACAAATAATTATGCAAAAGCAAGAACTTTTTGAGAAATGATGAAACCTCTTAGAATCTCTAATAATGAATCTCCCTTTCTCCATCAAAGATATTACTTTAGCTGTTTCATGAAAATCTCCACTTCTCCACGCATTCTCAGATTTTTCCTTATGGTTATCGTCTCCACTGGACTAATTAAGCCCAAACACAATTACAATTACAATACAAACTCCATTCTTCATTTATATCCTAATTCATTCTTCATCGTCTTTCTAATCTTTTCTTCTGTATCATCTCTGATTCAGGATGAGACCAATCTCCAACAACAGACCTGACTCTTTGTCATGCTATATGTAGCTACACCCTGAAGCTCTTACAAGACCACCATTCTGTTCAGTAAATTCCTTATTCTTGAAGCATCTTTCCATTGACCAGAAGCTGAATAGATATTTGATAGCATTATGTAGTTTCTACCATCACAAGTTTCTAACTCAAACAAACTATCTGCAGCTTCTTTGCCGAGTTTAGTTAGTATTTACATACATAAACCCTACAAGCACCAAGCAAAGCTCCCCAAACACCAGAACTGGGCTCCTTTGGCATATCTTTGATCAACCATACATGAGTAGTCTCTAATACGAGCTATAGTTCTGTTAACTATTGTTGTTTAACCGTGACAGACATTAGTTCTAGTATAAACTAATAGAAAGGCATAAAAACTCACTCTAATCTATAGAAAATTCGATACATGTATAACAAAAATTACCGGTTTACATTTCTGACATCAAACCGTCTCGTTGGGTTAAACCTTGGATCATGTACTTACAACTTAAAGTGTTTGGTACAAACCCAACTCTCTGCATTCTTTCCTGAAGCTCTAACACCTTCTTATACCCACTTCCCCTTTCAAGAATCGCTTTAACAAGCAAATTGTAACTCTCTATGTCAAAGATTCTAAACTCCATAGCAAAGAAACTCAATAAACTCTCAGCTTTACCGAAATCCAACTCCTTGCAGTATCCATTAACCAAAGCCCCGCATATAAAACAATCCGGCTTCACATCAGAATCAACCATTTCCACCATCAAAGACTCAGCTTCACGGTTCCTACCAATCCTACACAAGCATCCAATAAGAGCTCGGTAAGAATTAACATCTAACACTTGGTTCTGACTTGTGAGTTTCTCTTTCAGAAGCAACGCCTCTTCAATAGCATCACAACGGGAGAAAGACTCGATTAAGCTGTTGTAAGTCTCTGGTTTCACCTTGCGACCTTCCTCTTCGCTGATTCTTTCTAACAGATGCTTTGCTGCAAACGGTTTCCCTTCCCGGCACAAACTTTCAATCAGAAAGCTGCAAACTTCAAACGGGATTCTAACCCTCAACCTTGTAAGCTCGACAACAAAGTTCACAGCAGCAAGTAACCGTCCTTCTCTCACAAACCCTTCAACTATAATCTTACAAGTGAACCTATCCGGAACAACGCTATTCCCAAGCATTTCGTGCAACAGCCTCTTCGCCTGTTCCATCATCCCTTCTTTACAATAAGCATATACAAGAGTGTTGTAGGCTACACAATCAGGCTTAATCCCTCTGTCTACCATCCTGTGGAAAGTCTGATGAGCTTCTCTAACCCTCCCATCTTTACAAAGACCTTTAATAAGCGACGTGTAAGTAACCAAATCCGGCACAACACGACGCCGATACATGATCTTATACAGATAAAACGCTTCTTTCAACCTTCCTCTCCTACAATAACTACTCACCAACGTGTTATAAGTAACCAAATC
This window encodes:
- the LOC103863989 gene encoding oleosin 21.2 kDa, translating into MADTHRVDRTDRHLQFQSPYEGGRVNIQFEGAGGGYGQSGYGGGGGYGQSGYGGGGYKSMMPESGPSSTQVISFLVGVPLVGSLLAIAGLLLAGSVIGLMISIPLFLLFSPVIVPAAITIGLATTGFLTSGMFGLTGLSSISWVMNYLRRTRGSVPDQLEYAKRRMADAVGYAGQKGKEVGQFVQDKAHDAKQYDISKPHDTTTTTTTTTKGLETRTAAA
- the LOC103863991 gene encoding mitogen-activated protein kinase kinase 3, encoding MAALEELKKKLSPLFDAEKGFSSSSSLDPNDSYLLSDGGTVNLLSRSYGVYNFNELGLQKCTTSHVDESESSETTYQCASYEMRVFGAIGSGASSVVQRAIHIPKHRLLALKRINIFEREKRQQLLTEIRTLCEAPCHEGLVDFHGAFYSPDSGQISIALEYMDGGSLADILKVTKKIPEPVLSSMFHKLLQGLSYLHGVRHLVHRDIKPANLLVNLKGEPKITDFGISSGLENSMAMCATFVGTVTYMSPERIRNDGYSYPADIWSLGLALFECGTGEFPYIANEGPVNLMLQILDDPSPTPSKQEFSPEFCSFIDACLQKDADARPTADQLLSHPFITKHEKESVDLAAFVRSIFDPTQRLKDIADMLTIHYYSLFDGYDDLWHHIRSLYTETSVFSYSGKQYTGSTEILSQLSNIRNTLAGDLPSEKLVHVVEKLQCKPHGVGGFMIRAIGSFIVGNQFLICGDGVQAEGLPSFKDLGFDLGTRRVGRFQEQFVVESGDLIGRYFIAKQELYITN
- the LOC103863988 gene encoding pentatricopeptide repeat-containing protein At5g40400; this translates as MKRISAINATSLLKRDFSNHRFFSSSPSSSTLQLIPRCDDPPKPITFNPLYNLLPNTQNPNRIVDVICSSLNQRDSLSSNLHNEVKSLIPHLGHRQISRVLLRFQSDATRALAFFNWVKSDLGKTPNVGNYCLLLHVLAWSKKFPLAMQFLCELIELVVKEEEDVFSVLVSATEECNWDPVVFDILVKAYLKLGLVEESFSAFRKVIAFGFRVSVVTCNHLLNGLLKLDLTDDCWRVYRVMCRVGIHPNAHTFNILTNAFCNGSGFNQVNDFLEKMEEEEGFEPDLVTYNTLVSSYCRRGRLKEAFYLYKIMYRRRVVPDLVTYTSLIKGLCKDGRVREAHQTFHRMVDRGIKPDCVAYNTLVYAYCKEGMMEQAKRLLHEMLGNSVVPDRFTCKIIVEGFVREGRLLAAVNFVVELTRLRVRIPFEVCSFLIESLCREGKPFAAKHLLERISEEEGRKVKPETYNSLIESFSRCDAIEEALLLKEKLTSQNQVLDVNSYRALIGCLCRIGRNREAESLMVEMVDSDVKPDCFICGALVNGYCKELDFGKAESLLSFFAMEFRIFDIESYNLLVKAILERGSGYKKVLELQERMQRVGFVPNTLSCKYMIQGLTQRDGLMSEM